From the Streptomyces nigrescens genome, one window contains:
- a CDS encoding ATP-binding protein — MTTHPAETVHDALREEPYEDAWWAPAPDGFAACALSGHARTVPEARRFTRATLEGWRVCAGLADDTVLVVSELVSNALRHGLRGTGAGGEDAAAPVPFCNAWLALTRQETTVLCAVSDAGPGTPVIKPQDALSESGRGLYIVDRLSDSWGWTPPDRSGKTVWATMSMRG; from the coding sequence ATGACCACACATCCGGCAGAGACCGTGCACGACGCCCTTCGGGAGGAACCGTATGAGGACGCCTGGTGGGCGCCCGCCCCCGACGGCTTCGCCGCCTGTGCCCTCAGCGGCCACGCGCGCACCGTGCCGGAAGCCCGCCGGTTCACCCGGGCGACCCTCGAAGGCTGGCGGGTGTGCGCCGGTCTCGCCGACGACACGGTCCTGGTCGTCTCCGAACTCGTCAGCAACGCCCTGCGTCACGGCCTCCGGGGCACCGGTGCGGGCGGCGAGGACGCCGCGGCCCCCGTCCCCTTCTGCAACGCCTGGCTGGCGCTGACCCGGCAGGAGACCACCGTGCTGTGCGCGGTCTCGGACGCCGGCCCCGGCACCCCCGTCATCAAGCCCCAGGACGCCCTGTCGGAATCCGGGCGGGGTCTGTACATCGTCGACCGGCTGAGCGACTCCTGGGGCTGGACGCCCCCCGACCGGTCGGGGAAGACGGTCTGGGCGACGATGTCGATGCGCGGCTGA
- a CDS encoding DUF397 domain-containing protein — MESVSNGMQATSIEGAVWRKSRRSNPSGNCVELAVLSDGGVAVRNSRFASGPALIYTREEMVAFVQGAKDGDFDDLIARD; from the coding sequence ATGGAGTCGGTGAGCAACGGCATGCAGGCGACCAGCATCGAAGGGGCCGTCTGGCGCAAGAGCCGCCGCAGCAACCCCAGTGGCAACTGCGTTGAACTGGCGGTTCTTTCGGACGGCGGAGTGGCGGTGCGCAACTCCCGGTTCGCCTCCGGTCCGGCGCTCATATACACCCGCGAGGAGATGGTGGCCTTCGTCCAGGGCGCCAAGGACGGCGACTTCGACGATCTCATCGCCCGGGACTGA
- a CDS encoding helix-turn-helix domain-containing protein has product MSAAQPSSGPSLRRYLDHPRGGPTVLRIVLGTQLRRLREGAGITREAAGDAIRGSHAKISRLELGRVSCKERDVADLLTLYNVTDEAVRADFLKLARRTSSPGWWHQYGDVLPGWFETHIGLEEAASVIRTYEVQFVPGLLQTPDYARAVAQLGHPRSSPEEIERRVQLRVQRQELLTIPDAPRVWAVIDEASLRRPLGGPEVMADQLRHLLKMTKLPNVTLQIAPFSLGGLAAAGGPITILRFLEPDLPDIVYLEQLTSALYLDKRDDVDHYLAVMDRLSAQSESPRESVAILERLLKQES; this is encoded by the coding sequence ATGAGCGCCGCGCAGCCGAGCAGCGGTCCGTCCCTGCGCCGCTATCTCGACCATCCGCGGGGCGGCCCGACCGTCCTGCGCATCGTGCTGGGCACCCAGCTCCGCCGGCTGCGGGAAGGCGCGGGCATCACCCGTGAGGCCGCCGGGGACGCCATCCGCGGCTCGCACGCAAAGATCAGCCGCCTGGAACTCGGCCGGGTGAGCTGCAAGGAGCGCGATGTCGCCGATCTGCTGACGCTCTACAACGTCACGGACGAGGCGGTCCGCGCCGACTTCCTCAAGCTGGCCCGCCGGACCAGCAGCCCCGGCTGGTGGCATCAGTACGGCGATGTGCTGCCCGGCTGGTTCGAGACCCATATCGGCCTCGAAGAGGCCGCCTCGGTGATCCGCACCTACGAAGTCCAGTTCGTGCCGGGCCTGTTGCAGACCCCGGACTACGCCCGTGCGGTGGCGCAGCTCGGCCATCCGCGGTCCTCGCCCGAGGAGATCGAGCGCCGGGTGCAGCTGCGGGTGCAGCGCCAGGAACTGCTGACCATCCCGGACGCACCGCGGGTGTGGGCGGTGATCGACGAGGCATCACTGCGCCGCCCGCTCGGCGGGCCGGAGGTGATGGCAGATCAGCTCAGACATCTGCTGAAGATGACCAAGCTGCCGAATGTCACGCTGCAGATCGCCCCGTTCAGCCTCGGTGGACTGGCGGCGGCCGGTGGTCCGATCACGATCCTGCGGTTCCTGGAGCCGGATCTGCCCGACATCGTCTATCTGGAGCAGCTGACCAGCGCGCTCTATCTGGACAAGCGCGATGATGTGGACCACTACCTCGCGGTGATGGACCGGCTCAGCGCCCAGTCCGAGTCACCGCGCGAATCCGTGGCGATCCTGGAGCGGCTGCTCAAACAGGAGAGCTGA
- a CDS encoding SAM-dependent methyltransferase — protein MSQETRPQSSAVDVSIPSVARMYDYYLGGKDNYAVDREACEELSKVVPSTQVLAINNRRFLQRVVRWLAREHGIRQFIDHGSGLPTQDNVHQVAQQVDPDSRVVYVDNDPIVLAHGRALLEENANTAVIQADMRDTDGIFGSPEVERLIDFDRPVAALFVSVLHCIPDADDPAGLIKRVADRLVPGSFLVVCQLVSEDAATRDFVTEFMRVSTHGQWGRVRQAHELAGFLEGLEVQEPGLVEVSTWKPDADIGPKQLTQEWIEYGGVARKP, from the coding sequence ATGAGCCAAGAAACGCGACCGCAGTCCAGCGCCGTCGACGTCAGCATCCCGAGTGTGGCGCGGATGTACGACTACTACCTCGGCGGCAAGGACAACTACGCGGTCGACCGCGAGGCCTGCGAAGAGCTGAGCAAGGTCGTACCGAGCACCCAGGTGCTGGCGATCAACAACCGGCGCTTTCTGCAGCGAGTGGTCCGCTGGCTGGCTCGTGAACACGGCATCCGGCAGTTCATCGACCACGGATCAGGCCTGCCGACCCAGGACAACGTCCACCAGGTCGCCCAGCAGGTCGACCCGGATTCCCGCGTGGTCTACGTCGACAACGACCCCATCGTGCTGGCACACGGCCGTGCCCTGCTGGAGGAGAACGCCAACACCGCCGTCATCCAGGCGGACATGCGGGACACCGACGGCATCTTCGGCAGCCCCGAGGTCGAGCGGCTGATCGACTTCGACAGGCCCGTCGCCGCGCTGTTCGTCTCCGTGCTCCACTGCATACCGGACGCCGACGACCCGGCCGGTCTGATCAAGCGGGTCGCCGACCGGCTGGTACCCGGCAGCTTCCTGGTGGTGTGCCAGCTGGTCAGCGAGGACGCGGCGACCCGCGACTTCGTCACCGAATTCATGCGGGTCAGCACCCACGGCCAGTGGGGCCGGGTGCGGCAGGCGCATGAACTGGCCGGATTCCTGGAAGGGCTGGAGGTCCAGGAGCCGGGCCTGGTGGAGGTCTCCACCTGGAAGCCGGACGCGGACATCGGCCCCAAGCAGCTCACCCAGGAGTGGATCGAGTACGGGGGCGTCGCCCGCAAGCCGTAG
- a CDS encoding TetR/AcrR family transcriptional regulator: MSDTRRRRIPRPVREQLIIDAAIGVFAKRGYHASSVDEIAELAGISKPMVYLYLDSKEGLFLACLRREAERLVAAFRAAAGPAPSPELRLRAGLLAFFTFVTEHPDSWVVLHRQASELSPAIAAELAQTRRAVLAEVSGLVRICGAESTGPARPDDEADFVAYTLVGAADSLTDWMVLHPDEPPERITVRLMNMVWVGMRNVLDGEVWTTPAEEG, translated from the coding sequence ATGAGCGATACACGCAGGCGACGCATCCCCCGGCCGGTCCGGGAGCAGCTGATCATCGACGCGGCGATCGGGGTCTTCGCCAAGCGCGGCTACCACGCCTCCTCGGTCGACGAGATCGCGGAACTCGCCGGGATTTCCAAGCCGATGGTCTATCTCTATCTCGACTCCAAGGAAGGACTGTTCCTCGCCTGTCTGCGCCGCGAGGCCGAGCGCCTGGTGGCCGCGTTCCGGGCCGCCGCGGGCCCCGCGCCCTCCCCCGAGCTGCGGCTGCGGGCGGGGCTGCTGGCGTTCTTCACCTTCGTCACCGAGCATCCGGACAGCTGGGTCGTGCTGCACCGGCAGGCGTCGGAGCTGAGCCCGGCGATAGCGGCGGAGCTGGCGCAGACCCGGCGGGCGGTGCTCGCCGAGGTCTCCGGGCTGGTCCGGATCTGCGGCGCGGAGAGCACCGGCCCCGCCCGCCCCGACGACGAGGCCGACTTCGTGGCGTACACCCTGGTCGGAGCGGCGGACTCGCTCACCGACTGGATGGTGCTCCACCCCGACGAGCCCCCGGAGCGGATCACCGTGCGGCTGATGAACATGGTGTGGGTGGGGATGCGCAATGTCCTCGACGGGGAGGTGTGGACGACACCGGCCGAGGAGGGGTAG